One window from the genome of Castellaniella sp. MT123 encodes:
- the serS gene encoding serine--tRNA ligase, translating to MLDTNLLRKDLDRVVRALGRRGLTFDTDRYHALEARRKAVQVQTEELQARRNALAKQIGQMKFRGEDASAVLAESQAIPDRLKALEQDLAAVQQELSQWLMTIPNLPDDSVPDGASEVDNVEVRRWLPGTAGPDGNPAGLGFEPRDHVTLAEPLGLDFEAARSLVGARFMMLRGPVARLHRALAQFMLDLQTGEHGYQECYTPYIVNSSTLYGTGQLPKFKDDMFWVTKGGQGSTPDDEGQAEDLYLISTAEIPLTGSVRDRILDAQDLPVKLTAHTPCFRSEAGSGGRDLRGLIRQHQFDKVEMVQIVHPDQSWQALDEMVGHAEHVLQALGLPYRVVLLCAGDMGFGSAKTYDLEVWLPAQNTWREISSVSNCLDFQARRLQGRFRPEGPKAKPEYLHTLNGSGLAVGRAMVAVLENYQQADGSIVIPAVLRPYMGGLEIIQSK from the coding sequence ATGCTAGACACCAATCTGCTGCGCAAGGACCTGGACCGCGTCGTGCGGGCACTGGGCCGCCGTGGCCTGACTTTCGATACGGATCGCTACCATGCCCTGGAAGCCCGCCGCAAGGCTGTCCAGGTGCAGACCGAGGAACTGCAGGCACGCCGCAATGCGCTGGCCAAGCAGATCGGTCAGATGAAGTTCCGGGGTGAAGATGCCTCTGCCGTGCTGGCGGAATCCCAGGCGATTCCTGATCGCCTGAAAGCCCTGGAGCAGGACCTGGCGGCGGTGCAGCAGGAACTATCACAGTGGCTGATGACCATCCCCAACCTGCCGGACGACAGTGTGCCCGATGGCGCGTCCGAGGTGGACAACGTCGAAGTGCGCCGCTGGCTGCCCGGCACGGCGGGACCGGATGGCAACCCGGCCGGCCTGGGTTTCGAGCCGCGTGACCATGTGACGCTGGCCGAGCCCCTGGGTCTGGATTTCGAGGCTGCCCGTTCCTTGGTAGGGGCGCGCTTCATGATGCTGCGCGGCCCCGTTGCCCGCCTGCATCGCGCGCTGGCGCAATTCATGCTGGATCTGCAGACCGGTGAACACGGCTATCAGGAATGCTATACGCCCTACATCGTCAACAGCTCGACGCTGTATGGCACGGGCCAGTTGCCGAAGTTCAAGGACGACATGTTCTGGGTCACCAAGGGCGGGCAGGGCAGCACGCCGGATGACGAAGGCCAGGCCGAAGATCTGTACCTGATTTCCACGGCGGAAATCCCGCTGACGGGTTCGGTGCGCGACCGCATCCTGGATGCGCAGGATCTGCCGGTCAAGCTGACAGCTCACACGCCGTGCTTCCGTTCCGAGGCGGGCAGTGGCGGTCGCGATCTGCGCGGCCTGATTCGCCAGCACCAGTTCGACAAGGTCGAAATGGTGCAGATCGTACATCCGGACCAGTCCTGGCAGGCGCTCGACGAGATGGTCGGCCACGCCGAACACGTGCTGCAGGCCCTGGGTCTGCCGTATCGCGTAGTGCTGCTGTGCGCCGGGGACATGGGGTTTGGCTCGGCCAAGACTTACGACCTGGAAGTCTGGCTGCCTGCCCAGAACACGTGGCGCGAGATCTCGTCCGTGTCGAACTGCCTGGATTTTCAGGCGCGCCGCCTGCAGGGCCGTTTCCGTCCGGAAGGCCCCAAGGCCAAACCCGAATACCTGCATACCCTGAACGGTTCGGGGCTGGCGGTGGGGCGCGCCATGGTCGCTGTGCTGGAAAACTATCAGCAGGCCGACGGCAGCATCGTGATTCCGGCGGTACTGCGGCCCTACATGGGCGGGCTGGAAATCATTCAGTCAAAGTAG
- a CDS encoding HutD family protein, whose amino-acid sequence MQDIIRFIAAQELQPTPWKNGGGVTRQIVIHPADASADDFIWRISAADVASAGPFSYWEDIDRILVLTEGGPMRLIRTDTGRETLLEAGTRLYFAGETPYTAELPAGPVRDFNLMLRRKQAHGCVDMRSGHQKLPLRPGDTILHCVQGRYQADLPAHLGGRRILDTGDTLHITLDYVPFFTLDLSPLTPDARLVDARVNLYP is encoded by the coding sequence ATGCAGGACATCATCCGCTTCATCGCCGCCCAAGAACTGCAACCCACCCCGTGGAAGAACGGGGGCGGCGTCACCCGCCAGATCGTCATCCACCCGGCTGATGCCAGCGCCGACGATTTCATCTGGCGCATCAGTGCCGCCGACGTGGCGTCGGCTGGCCCCTTTTCGTACTGGGAGGACATCGACCGCATCCTGGTTCTGACCGAAGGCGGGCCCATGCGCCTGATCCGCACGGATACCGGCCGGGAAACGCTGCTGGAAGCCGGCACACGGCTGTATTTCGCAGGCGAAACGCCCTACACCGCCGAACTGCCGGCCGGCCCCGTGCGGGATTTCAACCTGATGCTGCGCCGCAAACAGGCCCATGGCTGTGTGGACATGCGCAGCGGCCACCAGAAATTGCCCCTGCGTCCCGGCGACACCATCCTGCATTGCGTGCAGGGCCGGTATCAGGCCGATCTGCCGGCGCATCTGGGTGGACGGCGCATTCTGGACACCGGCGACACACTGCACATCACGCTGGACTACGTGCCGTTTTTCACCCTGGATCTGAGCCCGCTGACGCCGGATGCCCGGCTGGTGGATGCCCGGGTGAATCTGTATCCCTGA
- a CDS encoding aspartate/glutamate racemase family protein, with amino-acid sequence MKTIGLIGGMSWESTVPYYRQINEAVKARLGGLHSARIVLYSVDFAEIEQLQHRGDWDAAGVVLANAASALERAGADFLVLCTNTMHKVAPAIETAVRIPLLHIADPTAAVIRQAGLSRIGLLGTAFTMEQAFYRDRLQDAHGIEVLVPTPEDRALVHRVIYEELCLGRIEDASRQAYRVVMQRLADRGAQGIILGCTEISLLVGQKDAGVPLFDTTAIHARAAAETALGC; translated from the coding sequence ATGAAAACCATTGGCCTGATCGGCGGCATGAGCTGGGAATCCACCGTGCCGTATTACCGCCAGATCAACGAAGCCGTGAAGGCCCGGCTGGGCGGCCTCCATTCTGCCAGGATAGTCCTCTATAGTGTTGATTTTGCTGAAATCGAGCAGTTGCAGCACCGGGGCGACTGGGATGCCGCCGGCGTCGTCCTGGCGAATGCGGCCAGTGCCCTGGAACGTGCCGGTGCGGATTTCCTGGTGCTGTGCACCAACACCATGCACAAGGTCGCGCCCGCCATCGAGACGGCCGTTCGGATCCCGCTGCTGCATATCGCCGACCCGACGGCAGCCGTGATCCGCCAGGCTGGCTTGAGCCGTATTGGGCTGCTGGGTACCGCTTTCACCATGGAACAGGCGTTCTACCGTGACCGTCTGCAGGATGCCCACGGCATCGAGGTGCTGGTGCCGACTCCGGAGGATCGGGCGCTCGTCCACCGCGTGATCTACGAAGAACTGTGCCTAGGCCGCATCGAAGATGCCTCGCGTCAAGCCTATCGCGTGGTGATGCAGCGCCTGGCCGACCGCGGCGCCCAAGGCATCATCCTGGGCTGTACCGAAATTTCCCTGCTGGTCGGGCAGAAAGATGCCGGCGTCCCGCTGTTCGATACCACGGCAATTCATGCACGGGCGGCGGCGGAGACTGCGCTGGGTTGCTGA
- a CDS encoding replication-associated recombination protein A: protein MATQGDLLGDAPDPGAAGFSGSAPGGVPGRGPAASSPPGPAVNAPLAEALRPKSLDEVIGQSHLLGEGKPLRLAFQSGKPHSMIFWGPPGVGKTTLARLTASAFDCAFIALSAVFSGVKDIRAAMAQAEQNRAGGQPTILFVDEIHRFNKSQQDALLPFVESGLVTFIGATTENPSFEVNSALLSRAQVYVLKSLTEDELRLLAQRARTQAMGDLAFDDLAVDTLVGYADGDARRLLNLLEQCQTAAGASGITRIDAGFIQNALTLNARRFDKGGDNFYDQISALHKSVRGSHPDAALYWLTRMLDGGADPRYLARRIVRMAWEDIGLADPRALQIANDAAATYERLGSPEGELALGQAVIYLAIAAKSNAGYMAYNQARAFVKQDKSREVPVHLRNAPTKLMKELGYGHEYRYAHDEPNAYAAGETYLPDGMVEPGWYQPAPRGLEIKIGEKLSQLRKWDEEAGGG, encoded by the coding sequence ATGGCGACACAGGGTGACCTGCTGGGGGATGCGCCGGACCCAGGTGCCGCCGGATTTTCCGGAAGTGCCCCAGGCGGCGTTCCCGGCCGGGGGCCGGCCGCGTCATCCCCGCCGGGGCCAGCCGTCAATGCCCCGCTGGCCGAGGCATTACGTCCGAAGTCCCTGGACGAGGTCATCGGCCAGTCCCACCTGCTGGGCGAGGGCAAGCCGCTGCGGCTGGCCTTCCAGTCCGGCAAGCCGCATTCCATGATTTTCTGGGGGCCGCCGGGCGTGGGCAAGACCACCCTGGCGCGGCTGACCGCCAGCGCCTTCGATTGCGCCTTCATCGCCTTGTCCGCCGTGTTCTCGGGCGTCAAGGACATTCGCGCCGCCATGGCCCAGGCCGAACAGAATCGGGCCGGAGGCCAGCCCACCATCCTGTTCGTGGATGAAATCCACCGCTTCAACAAATCCCAGCAGGATGCGCTGTTGCCATTTGTCGAAAGCGGCTTGGTGACGTTTATCGGCGCGACGACGGAAAACCCGTCCTTCGAGGTCAATTCGGCCCTGCTGTCGCGCGCCCAGGTCTATGTCCTGAAGTCCCTGACAGAAGACGAATTGCGGCTGCTCGCGCAACGGGCGCGCACGCAGGCCATGGGGGACCTGGCATTCGACGATTTGGCCGTCGATACGCTGGTCGGTTATGCCGACGGCGACGCCCGGCGCCTGCTGAATCTGCTGGAACAGTGCCAGACCGCGGCCGGCGCCAGCGGCATCACGCGGATCGATGCCGGTTTCATTCAGAACGCGCTGACCCTGAATGCTCGTCGTTTCGACAAGGGCGGCGACAACTTCTACGATCAGATTTCCGCTCTGCACAAATCCGTGCGCGGATCCCACCCCGATGCCGCCCTGTACTGGCTGACCCGGATGCTGGATGGCGGCGCGGATCCGCGCTACCTGGCGCGGCGCATTGTTCGCATGGCCTGGGAAGACATCGGCCTGGCCGACCCCCGCGCCCTGCAGATCGCCAACGATGCGGCGGCCACCTATGAACGTCTGGGTTCGCCGGAAGGCGAACTGGCGCTGGGGCAGGCCGTCATCTACCTGGCTATCGCAGCCAAGAGCAACGCCGGCTATATGGCCTACAACCAGGCCCGCGCCTTCGTCAAGCAGGACAAGAGCCGCGAGGTACCCGTGCATCTGCGCAATGCCCCGACCAAGCTGATGAAGGAACTGGGTTATGGGCATGAGTACCGGTATGCCCACGACGAGCCCAATGCCTATGCGGCGGGCGAAACCTACCTGCCCGATGGCATGGTTGAACCAGGCTGGTATCAGCCAGCGCCCCGCGGGCTGGAAATCAAGATCGGCGAGAAGCTGTCACAGCTGCGAAAGTGGGATGAGGAAGCGGGAGGGGGCTGA